A single genomic interval of Candidatus Sulfotelmatobacter sp. harbors:
- a CDS encoding squalene/phytoene synthase family protein, whose product MVAQETSVDEAVRESRLLLPRVSRTFALGIKLLPARLEAPVRLGYLLCRIADTIEDDLALSATRKAELLATFLTCFDEVEAADSFGNVVPELTSNAEYLDLVAATGRVFMLYRALDPPTRAILHRWVGEMVRGMRSFVIAQPNGIRIRTTAEFQEYCYYVAGTVGHLLTELWHEHSILIGERTYARLLDDCEAFGEALQTVNILKDIAWDAEHENAIYVPADALAAAGSAHDRLLEPALRAANRTALAPLMTLAQDDIERALRYIEAIPAAAMRIRLFCVLPILFAIATMRELERTDEMLVPGGAVKIGRAEVRAVVLAATTSTLTNPTLRWLADRVRKRPFTFGA is encoded by the coding sequence ATGGTGGCGCAGGAGACGTCGGTCGACGAGGCTGTTCGGGAATCGCGCCTGCTGCTGCCGCGGGTCTCGCGGACCTTCGCGCTGGGCATCAAGCTGCTGCCGGCCCGGCTCGAGGCACCGGTGCGTTTGGGCTATTTGCTGTGCCGGATCGCCGATACGATCGAGGACGACCTGGCCCTGAGCGCGACCCGCAAGGCGGAGCTGCTCGCCACCTTCCTGACGTGCTTCGACGAGGTCGAGGCCGCCGATTCGTTCGGCAACGTCGTCCCCGAGCTGACCTCGAACGCCGAGTACCTCGACCTGGTCGCCGCCACCGGACGCGTCTTCATGCTCTACCGCGCGCTCGACCCGCCGACCCGCGCGATCCTGCACCGCTGGGTCGGCGAGATGGTGCGCGGGATGCGCTCGTTCGTGATCGCGCAGCCGAACGGCATCCGCATCCGCACGACGGCCGAGTTCCAGGAGTACTGCTACTACGTGGCGGGCACGGTCGGGCATCTGCTCACCGAGCTGTGGCACGAGCACTCGATCCTGATCGGCGAACGGACCTACGCGCGGCTGCTCGACGATTGCGAAGCGTTCGGCGAGGCGCTCCAGACGGTCAACATCCTCAAAGACATCGCGTGGGACGCCGAGCACGAGAACGCGATCTACGTCCCGGCTGACGCGCTGGCCGCCGCCGGCAGCGCCCACGACCGGCTGCTGGAACCCGCGCTGCGCGCGGCCAACCGAACCGCGCTGGCGCCGCTGATGACCCTGGCGCAAGACGACATCGAACGCGCGCTGCGCTACATCGAGGCGATCCCGGCGGCCGCGATGCGGATTCGCCTGTTCTGCGTGCTGCCGATCCTGTTCGCGATCGCGACGATGCGGGAGCTCGAGCGGACCGATGAGATGCTGGTCCCCGGCGGCGCGGTGAAGATCGGGCGCGCCGAAGTGCGCGCGGTCGTGCTGGCCGCGACGACCTCGACGTTGACGAACCCGACGCTGCGCTGGCTCGCCGACCGCGTTCGCAAACGTCCCTTCACCTTCGGCGCCTGA
- a CDS encoding APC family permease: protein MTTLVRGVGLRGATAINVITMVGIGPLITIPLVLAALHGPLSLVAWIAGALIALCDGLVWAELGSLFPGSGGTYGFLRATFGAQGVRALPAFLFAWQTIFAAPLLLASGYIGFADYAAYLVPGGLGPWPTKLLAVAIGVVTLLALARGIGAIARTGIVLGAGVVVTLLCVIVAAYAHPTVAQPFALGAGDSLWGGLRTGLGAALILTMYDYLGYGQAACIGDELVEPRRTLPRATVLAVLLVAVLYVALQIGVLRALPWAAVVADPSGLGQHVGSTIVEHAAGVGAAIVVTVLILVTTFASVYGNLLGFSRIPFAAARDGLFPRVFAHVQRRHRFPDVSLVTIGVLALPACLFPLDQVIAALTTAIVLVQAIAQIVALAVLRARGERAPYSMPLYPLPALVALAGWLYAFASAGGAAIGYGLVSIAAGVAVFWWRGNHTRPEWL from the coding sequence GTGACGACGCTGGTCCGCGGGGTCGGGCTCCGCGGCGCCACCGCGATCAACGTCATCACGATGGTCGGCATCGGACCGCTCATCACGATCCCGCTCGTGCTGGCCGCGCTGCACGGTCCGCTCTCGCTGGTCGCCTGGATCGCCGGCGCGCTGATCGCGCTGTGCGACGGACTGGTGTGGGCGGAGCTGGGCTCGCTCTTCCCGGGCTCGGGCGGCACGTACGGGTTCCTGCGCGCGACGTTCGGCGCGCAGGGCGTGCGCGCGCTGCCGGCGTTCCTATTCGCCTGGCAGACGATCTTCGCCGCGCCGCTGCTGTTGGCGTCGGGCTACATCGGCTTCGCCGACTACGCGGCGTATCTGGTTCCCGGCGGTCTGGGTCCGTGGCCGACGAAGTTGCTGGCCGTCGCGATCGGCGTCGTCACGCTGCTGGCGCTGGCGCGTGGGATCGGCGCGATCGCGCGGACGGGCATCGTGCTCGGCGCCGGGGTCGTCGTCACGCTGCTGTGCGTGATCGTGGCGGCGTACGCTCACCCCACCGTCGCCCAGCCGTTCGCGCTGGGCGCGGGCGACTCGCTCTGGGGCGGCCTGCGCACCGGCTTGGGCGCCGCGCTGATCCTCACGATGTACGACTACCTCGGCTACGGCCAGGCGGCGTGCATCGGCGACGAGCTGGTCGAACCGCGCCGCACGCTGCCGCGCGCGACCGTGTTGGCGGTGCTGCTGGTCGCGGTGCTGTACGTCGCGCTGCAGATCGGCGTCTTGCGCGCGCTGCCGTGGGCGGCCGTCGTCGCCGACCCGAGCGGGCTGGGCCAGCACGTCGGCTCGACGATCGTCGAGCACGCGGCCGGCGTCGGCGCGGCGATCGTGGTGACGGTGCTGATCCTGGTGACGACCTTCGCCTCCGTCTACGGCAACCTGCTGGGCTTCTCGCGCATCCCGTTCGCGGCGGCGCGCGACGGCCTGTTCCCGCGCGTCTTCGCCCACGTGCAGCGGCGCCACCGCTTCCCCGACGTCTCGCTGGTCACGATCGGCGTGCTGGCGCTGCCGGCGTGCTTGTTTCCGCTCGATCAGGTCATCGCGGCGCTGACGACCGCGATCGTGCTGGTCCAAGCGATCGCGCAGATCGTCGCGCTGGCCGTGCTGCGCGCGCGCGGCGAGCGCGCGCCGTACAGCATGCCGCTCTATCCGCTGCCCGCGCTGGTCGCGCTGGCCGGCTGGCTCTACGCCTTCGCCAGCGCCGGCGGCGCCGCGATCGGCTACGGGTTGGTCAGCATTGCCGCCGGCGTCGCGGTCTTCTGGTGGAGAGGGAATCATACGCGACCCGAGTGGCTTTGA
- a CDS encoding lysozyme — MPTTNAAGIALIKEFEGCRLQAYPDPATGGDPWTIGYGHTAGVEPGQTVTQAQADAFLISDLRMFEQQVAALVQVVLTPNQFSALVSFQYNTGALDGSTLLALLNQQQFAAAADQFGRWVYANGQVMPGLVRRRAAEKALFLRA; from the coding sequence GTGCCAACAACCAACGCGGCCGGGATCGCGCTGATCAAAGAGTTCGAAGGGTGTCGCCTCCAGGCGTATCCGGATCCCGCCACCGGCGGCGATCCCTGGACCATCGGGTACGGGCACACCGCCGGCGTCGAGCCCGGGCAAACGGTCACCCAAGCACAAGCCGACGCGTTCCTCATCTCCGACCTGCGAATGTTCGAGCAGCAAGTGGCCGCGCTCGTGCAGGTCGTGCTGACGCCGAACCAGTTCTCGGCGTTGGTGTCGTTTCAGTACAACACCGGCGCCCTGGACGGCTCGACGCTGCTGGCGCTGCTGAACCAGCAGCAGTTCGCGGCGGCGGCCGATCAGTTCGGCAGGTGGGTGTACGCCAACGGTCAGGTCATGCCGGGGCTGGTCCGGCGCCGCGCCGCCGAAAAAGCGCTGTTCTTGCGAGCGTGA
- the hpnA gene encoding hopanoid-associated sugar epimerase, with the protein MPTAFVTGGSGFVGANLVRALLDDGWQVRALVRGAAPSLDGLEVARVPGDLFAPDLVAAMRGSDAVFHVAALYSLWRRDRAALLRANVEGTRNVLAAARAAGVPRVVHTSSVAALGVRADGRPADETYRSPTAALIGAYKKSKRLAEEEVDRAVAGGQDVVLVNPTTPIGPWDAKPTPTGEIVVRFLRGQMPAYVDTGLNVVDVRAVAAGHIAAYRQGRTGERYILGGENLTLRALLERLAPLAGRPAPRVRLPRWIPLAYAAVGETLLAPLGVRPDVSVESVRMAKQRMWYVAAKAERELGFRPGSVTEALAAAVTWFRTYGYADPGSRPVEN; encoded by the coding sequence GTGCCGACGGCCTTCGTCACCGGCGGCTCCGGCTTCGTCGGGGCGAACCTGGTGCGCGCGCTGCTCGACGACGGCTGGCAGGTCCGGGCGCTCGTGCGCGGGGCCGCACCCTCGCTCGACGGCTTGGAGGTCGCGCGCGTTCCCGGCGACCTGTTCGCGCCCGACCTCGTCGCGGCGATGCGCGGCAGCGACGCGGTCTTCCACGTCGCCGCGCTGTACAGCCTGTGGCGCCGCGACCGCGCGGCGCTGCTGCGGGCCAACGTCGAGGGGACGCGCAACGTCCTGGCCGCGGCCCGCGCCGCCGGCGTCCCGCGGGTCGTCCACACCAGCTCGGTCGCGGCACTGGGCGTGCGAGCGGACGGGCGGCCGGCCGACGAGACCTACCGCAGCCCGACCGCCGCGCTGATCGGCGCCTACAAGAAGTCCAAGCGGCTGGCCGAAGAGGAGGTCGATCGGGCGGTTGCCGGCGGCCAGGACGTCGTCTTGGTCAACCCGACGACGCCGATCGGTCCCTGGGACGCCAAGCCGACCCCGACCGGCGAGATCGTCGTGCGCTTCCTGCGCGGCCAGATGCCGGCCTACGTCGACACCGGACTGAACGTCGTCGACGTGCGCGCCGTCGCCGCCGGCCACATCGCCGCCTATCGGCAGGGCCGGACCGGCGAGCGCTACATCCTGGGCGGCGAGAACCTGACCTTACGCGCGCTGCTCGAGCGCCTGGCGCCGCTGGCGGGCCGGCCGGCCCCGCGGGTGCGGCTGCCGCGCTGGATTCCGCTGGCCTACGCGGCGGTCGGCGAGACCCTGCTGGCGCCGCTGGGCGTGCGGCCGGACGTTTCGGTCGAGAGCGTACGGATGGCCAAGCAGCGGATGTGGTACGTCGCCGCGAAAGCAGAGCGTGAGCTCGGGTTTCGGCCCGGCAGCGTAACCGAAGCGCTCGCGGCTGCGGTCACGTGGTTCCGTACCTACGGCTACGCCGATCCCGGCAGCCGCCCTGTGGAGAATTGA
- the hpnI gene encoding bacteriohopanetetrol glucosamine biosynthesis glycosyltransferase HpnI has translation MRADLRGIAAAAALGATLAGVGYTLFALGRVRAFARRPRRPAARAPRVSVLKPLHGEETLLLQNLRSFCDQDYPDLEVILGARDPRDPALAVARALAAEFPDRVRVVDGAGVEARHRNPKANTLAAMVPHAHGELLVIADSDMRVGPDWLLAIVAPFEDAQVGAVTCLYRGEPLPGFASALGAMANHEHFAPSVLVAQALGPLRYTFGSTMAVRRALFEQIGGLDAIGTHLADDAKLGELVADAGLRVELSTYVVGNVVDEPSLRDLWHHELRWARTHRFLRPGGYAGLFVTYPVPLALAYLALSRHRGRALALTATALAARFALARAARSAFEPPAPAAPWLVPLRDAFGLAVWAAAYAGRDVRWRGEQHTT, from the coding sequence GTGCGAGCTGACCTGCGCGGCATCGCGGCCGCGGCGGCGCTCGGCGCGACGCTGGCCGGCGTCGGCTACACGCTCTTCGCGCTCGGCCGCGTGCGCGCGTTCGCGCGCCGGCCCCGCCGTCCCGCCGCGCGCGCGCCGCGGGTCAGCGTGCTCAAACCGCTGCACGGCGAGGAGACGCTGCTCCTGCAGAACCTGCGCTCGTTCTGCGATCAGGACTATCCCGACCTCGAGGTGATCCTCGGCGCGCGCGATCCGCGCGACCCGGCGCTGGCGGTCGCGCGCGCGCTGGCCGCCGAGTTTCCCGACCGGGTGCGCGTCGTCGACGGCGCGGGCGTCGAGGCGCGGCACCGCAATCCGAAGGCGAACACGCTGGCGGCGATGGTCCCGCACGCGCACGGCGAGCTGTTGGTGATCGCCGACAGCGACATGCGCGTCGGTCCCGACTGGCTGCTGGCGATCGTCGCGCCGTTCGAGGACGCGCAGGTCGGCGCGGTGACGTGCCTGTACCGCGGCGAACCGCTGCCGGGCTTCGCGTCGGCGCTCGGCGCGATGGCCAACCACGAGCACTTCGCGCCCTCGGTGCTGGTCGCGCAGGCGCTGGGCCCGCTGCGCTACACGTTCGGTTCGACGATGGCCGTGCGCCGTGCGCTCTTCGAGCAGATCGGCGGCCTCGACGCGATCGGGACGCATTTGGCCGACGACGCGAAGCTGGGCGAGCTGGTCGCCGACGCCGGGCTGCGGGTCGAGCTCTCGACCTACGTCGTCGGCAACGTCGTCGACGAGCCGAGCCTGCGCGACCTGTGGCACCACGAGCTGCGCTGGGCACGCACCCACCGCTTCCTGCGTCCCGGCGGCTACGCGGGGTTGTTCGTCACCTATCCGGTCCCGCTCGCGCTAGCGTATCTCGCGCTCAGCCGGCATCGCGGGCGCGCGCTGGCGCTGACGGCGACCGCACTGGCGGCGCGTTTCGCGCTGGCGCGCGCGGCGCGTTCGGCGTTCGAGCCGCCCGCGCCGGCGGCGCCGTGGCTCGTCCCGCTGCGCGACGCGTTCGGGCTGGCGGTGTGGGCCGCCGCCTACGCCGGGCGCGACGTGCGCTGGCGCGGCGAACAGCACACCACGTGA
- a CDS encoding glycosyltransferase gives MLLNGVRICAWVAAAVWVGLIAGRGRFWDASADGLRDPAPGEPAPDVHAVVPARDEADVVARTLSSLLTQDYPGRLHVTLVDDRSSDGTAAIARETIASAGAAGRAAVVTGRPRPEGWTGKVWALSEGVAAARADGTPPAYWWFSDADVEHDPRTLGRLVATARAEQRALVSQMVALHCRSGWERLLIPAFVFWFRMLYPFAWVADDRRATAGAAGGCVLLADEALRAIGGVERIRGELIDDCSLARAVKDAGFGLHLELTTRSRSVRPYAGLETIWKMVARTAYTQLGYSPLRLAGTLAGMALLYGIPVAATVAGAVTRRADIALPGAFGWALLAGAYVPTLRLYRVPALAALALPAAAALYTAMTVDSARRHHAGRGGSWKGRDFTPARS, from the coding sequence ATGCTGCTCAACGGTGTACGAATCTGTGCTTGGGTTGCTGCTGCGGTGTGGGTCGGACTGATCGCCGGACGGGGCCGGTTTTGGGACGCGAGTGCCGACGGCCTTCGTGACCCCGCGCCGGGCGAGCCCGCGCCGGACGTGCACGCGGTCGTTCCGGCCCGCGACGAGGCGGACGTCGTCGCGCGCACGCTCTCCTCGCTCTTGACCCAAGACTATCCCGGACGGCTGCACGTCACGCTCGTCGACGATCGTTCGAGCGATGGGACCGCGGCGATCGCGCGCGAGACGATCGCGTCGGCGGGCGCAGCGGGGCGCGCCGCCGTGGTGACGGGACGGCCGCGGCCGGAAGGCTGGACCGGCAAGGTGTGGGCGCTGAGCGAAGGCGTCGCCGCCGCGCGCGCGGACGGTACGCCGCCGGCCTACTGGTGGTTCTCGGACGCCGACGTCGAGCACGATCCGCGGACGCTCGGGCGACTGGTCGCGACCGCGCGCGCCGAGCAGCGCGCGCTGGTATCCCAGATGGTCGCGCTGCACTGCCGCTCCGGCTGGGAGCGCCTGCTGATCCCCGCTTTCGTGTTCTGGTTTCGCATGCTCTACCCGTTCGCGTGGGTCGCCGACGACCGGCGCGCGACCGCGGGTGCCGCCGGCGGCTGCGTGTTGCTCGCCGACGAAGCGCTGCGCGCGATCGGCGGCGTCGAACGCATTCGCGGCGAGCTGATCGACGACTGTTCGCTGGCGCGTGCGGTGAAGGACGCCGGTTTCGGGCTGCACCTCGAGCTGACGACGCGCTCGCGCAGCGTGCGCCCCTACGCCGGCCTCGAGACGATCTGGAAGATGGTCGCGCGCACCGCGTACACGCAACTCGGCTACTCGCCCCTGCGGCTCGCGGGCACGCTGGCCGGGATGGCGTTGCTCTATGGTATACCAGTCGCCGCGACCGTCGCCGGAGCGGTCACGCGCCGCGCCGACATCGCCCTTCCCGGCGCGTTCGGCTGGGCCTTGCTGGCGGGCGCGTACGTTCCCACCCTGCGGTTGTATCGCGTTCCCGCGCTCGCCGCGCTCGCGCTGCCGGCCGCCGCGGCGCTCTACACCGCGATGACGGTCGACTCCGCGCGCCGGCACCACGCCGGCCGCGGCGGCAGCTGGAAAGGCCGCGACTTCACGCCCGCGCGGAGCTGA
- the shc gene encoding squalene--hopene cyclase, which translates to MSSIHTALSQPREDEPAPPLDDAIARAVGALFRLQHADGYWWAELQSNVTITAEVLLLHHVWGTFDRVPRARAEAYFRGEQREHGGWELAYGDGGELSVTVEAYLALRMLDVPVDDPALVRARAYILARGGVTQTRIFTKMHLALIGAYDWAGLPALPPWLMMLPERGPFSIYDLSSWARGSTVPLILLFDRKPVYGPVLRVDELYAEGYENARFALPPPKDDWERFFNRIDALFKQCERLDAIPFRAEGLRRAERWTVERQEHTGDWGGIIPAMLNAMLGLRAIGYDLHDPVVQRGWAAIDGFTVTENGAYRVQPCISPVWDTGLAVRALVDAGVRRDDPRLVRAVEWLLEKQIVARYGDWAVKNRDGKPGGWAFEFENAWYPDVDDTAVVVMALAAAEHPDAARVRGAMEKATAWIAGMQCRGGGWGAFDVDNDKAWLNRVAYSDLKASIDPPTADVTARVLEMLWRGDLRLRDDRAPRALAYLLAEQERDGAWFGRWGVNYVYGTSNALAALERTNVGDPRVDAAVVRGAVWLKSVQNADGGWGETTDSYKQPALRGIGPSTASQTGWALIALLACVERLPTIADAFMPAVERGVAYLLATQRADGNWDEPEFTGTGFPVHFYLNYHYYRLHFPLTALGRYAALRARSASAG; encoded by the coding sequence TTGAGCAGCATTCACACCGCCCTTTCGCAGCCGCGCGAGGACGAACCCGCCCCTCCACTCGACGACGCGATCGCACGCGCGGTTGGCGCGTTGTTCCGTTTGCAACACGCCGACGGCTACTGGTGGGCCGAGCTGCAGTCCAACGTCACCATCACGGCGGAAGTGCTGCTGCTGCACCACGTCTGGGGCACCTTCGATCGGGTGCCGCGCGCGCGCGCCGAAGCGTATTTCCGCGGCGAGCAGCGCGAGCACGGCGGCTGGGAGCTGGCCTACGGTGACGGCGGCGAGCTGAGCGTCACCGTCGAGGCGTATCTCGCGCTGCGCATGCTGGACGTGCCGGTCGACGATCCGGCGCTCGTGCGCGCGCGGGCGTACATCCTCGCGCGCGGCGGCGTCACCCAGACACGCATCTTCACCAAGATGCACCTCGCCCTCATCGGCGCGTACGACTGGGCCGGCCTGCCGGCGCTGCCCCCGTGGCTGATGATGCTGCCCGAGCGCGGCCCGTTCTCGATCTACGATCTCTCGAGCTGGGCGCGCGGCAGCACGGTGCCGCTGATCCTGCTGTTCGACCGCAAACCCGTCTACGGCCCGGTGCTGCGCGTGGACGAGCTCTACGCCGAAGGCTACGAGAACGCGCGCTTCGCGCTGCCGCCGCCGAAGGACGACTGGGAGCGCTTCTTCAACCGGATCGACGCGCTCTTCAAGCAGTGCGAGCGGCTCGACGCGATTCCGTTTCGCGCGGAAGGGCTGCGCCGCGCCGAGCGCTGGACGGTCGAACGCCAAGAGCACACCGGCGACTGGGGCGGGATCATTCCCGCCATGCTCAACGCGATGCTCGGACTGCGCGCCATCGGGTACGACCTGCACGACCCCGTCGTGCAGCGCGGCTGGGCCGCGATCGACGGCTTCACCGTCACCGAGAACGGCGCGTACCGCGTGCAGCCGTGCATCTCGCCGGTATGGGACACGGGCCTGGCGGTGCGCGCGCTCGTCGACGCCGGCGTGCGGCGCGACGATCCGCGCTTGGTGCGCGCCGTCGAATGGCTGCTCGAGAAGCAGATCGTCGCGCGCTACGGCGATTGGGCGGTCAAGAACCGCGACGGGAAGCCGGGCGGCTGGGCGTTCGAGTTCGAGAACGCCTGGTATCCCGACGTCGACGACACCGCCGTCGTCGTGATGGCGCTGGCCGCCGCCGAACACCCCGACGCGGCGCGCGTGCGCGGCGCGATGGAGAAGGCGACCGCATGGATCGCCGGGATGCAGTGCCGCGGCGGCGGCTGGGGCGCGTTCGACGTCGACAACGACAAGGCGTGGCTCAACCGCGTCGCCTACAGCGACCTCAAAGCATCGATCGATCCGCCGACGGCCGACGTGACGGCGCGCGTGCTCGAGATGCTCTGGCGCGGCGACCTGCGGTTGCGCGACGATCGCGCGCCGCGCGCGCTCGCGTATCTGTTGGCCGAGCAGGAACGCGACGGCGCGTGGTTCGGCCGCTGGGGCGTCAACTACGTCTACGGCACCAGCAACGCGTTGGCCGCGCTCGAGCGCACCAACGTCGGCGATCCCCGCGTCGACGCGGCGGTCGTGCGCGGTGCGGTCTGGCTCAAGAGCGTGCAGAACGCCGACGGCGGATGGGGCGAGACGACCGATTCCTATAAGCAGCCCGCGCTGCGCGGGATCGGGCCGAGCACGGCCAGCCAGACCGGCTGGGCACTGATCGCGCTGCTGGCCTGCGTCGAACGCTTGCCCACCATCGCCGACGCGTTCATGCCGGCCGTCGAGCGCGGCGTCGCGTATCTGCTAGCGACGCAGCGCGCCGACGGAAATTGGGACGAGCCCGAGTTCACCGGCACCGGTTTCCCGGTTCACTTCTACCTCAACTACCACTACTACCGGCTGCACTTCCCGCTCACGGCGCTGGGCCGCTACGCCGCGTTGCGCGCGCGCAGCGCGAGCGCGGGGTGA
- the hpnK gene encoding hopanoid biosynthesis-associated protein HpnK — MIVTADDFGLSVPVNEAVERAHREGVLTATSLMVAEPAAADAIRRARALPALGVGLHVVVVAGRPLLPPERIPDLVGRDGTFSADLARAGVRYFFHPRARRQLEAEMRAQFAAFAASGLPFDHVNAQSHFHLHPTVFGLMLTIAREYGSPPIRIPYEPFGPSWRANGDLRGLRFANAYLLAPWLALMRARLRARGVPHNDRVFGLSDVGRMTPARVVALLDQLEPGVTEIFFHCATERWPGIDPALAGYHLEDELTALTSPDVAALLDAPGVERIPFAALRRAS, encoded by the coding sequence GTGATCGTCACCGCCGACGACTTCGGTCTGTCGGTGCCCGTGAACGAGGCCGTCGAGCGCGCGCACCGCGAGGGCGTGCTGACCGCGACCAGCTTGATGGTCGCCGAACCGGCCGCCGCCGACGCGATCCGCCGCGCGCGCGCGCTGCCCGCGCTGGGCGTCGGCCTGCACGTCGTCGTCGTCGCCGGCCGCCCGCTGCTGCCGCCCGAACGGATTCCCGACCTGGTCGGTCGCGACGGGACGTTCAGCGCGGACCTGGCGCGCGCCGGCGTACGCTACTTCTTCCACCCGCGCGCGCGGCGGCAGCTCGAAGCCGAGATGCGCGCGCAGTTCGCCGCGTTCGCGGCCAGCGGGCTGCCGTTCGACCACGTCAACGCACAGTCGCACTTCCATCTGCACCCGACCGTCTTCGGACTGATGCTGACGATCGCGCGCGAGTACGGCAGCCCCCCGATCCGGATTCCGTACGAGCCGTTCGGGCCGTCGTGGCGTGCGAACGGCGACCTGCGCGGGCTGCGCTTCGCCAACGCGTACCTGCTCGCGCCGTGGCTTGCGCTGATGCGGGCGCGCTTGCGCGCGCGCGGCGTCCCGCACAACGACCGTGTGTTCGGGCTCTCCGACGTCGGCCGCATGACGCCCGCGCGGGTCGTCGCGCTGCTGGATCAACTCGAGCCCGGCGTGACCGAGATCTTCTTCCACTGCGCGACGGAACGCTGGCCGGGCATCGATCCGGCGCTGGCCGGCTATCACCTCGAAGACGAGCTGACGGCGCTCACCAGCCCCGACGTCGCCGCGCTGCTCGACGCCCCGGGCGTCGAGCGCATCCCGTTCGCCGCGCTGCGCCGTGCGAGCTGA
- a CDS encoding type I phosphomannose isomerase catalytic subunit, whose product MEAVSDRVYPYVLEPKEAPAIWGGDALVRVYGKPPDPGVLLGESWECWDANRIANGPLAQHTVADLRAELGATLCGPIDAHGIFPVLTKIIDAHEALSVQVHPDDAYARRVEHQANGKTECWYILACEPGAELVLGWTRDTTRAEYERRVADGTLGDILRRVPVAPGEAYYLPAGTLHAIGAGIQLFETQQASDLTYRIFDWNRLGTDGKPRQLHVSKAGDVLDFRATFPGAVEQLTFTTDGLDRTLLIADSRFVVERVRLGAATGLALEGRPVTLTACAEPLRVQVDNTSVRLAPWQSVLIPAASAEALLVPDGRTTASALVVRPQPDLEALRDAVAADGVPHDVSERFFAQFG is encoded by the coding sequence GTGGAAGCGGTGAGCGACCGCGTCTACCCCTACGTGCTCGAGCCCAAAGAAGCACCCGCGATTTGGGGCGGCGACGCGCTCGTGCGCGTCTACGGCAAGCCGCCCGATCCGGGCGTCCTGCTCGGCGAGTCGTGGGAGTGCTGGGACGCCAACCGGATCGCGAACGGCCCGCTCGCGCAGCACACGGTCGCCGACCTGCGGGCCGAGCTGGGCGCGACGCTGTGCGGCCCGATCGACGCGCACGGCATCTTTCCGGTGCTGACCAAGATCATCGACGCGCACGAGGCGCTTTCGGTGCAGGTGCACCCCGACGACGCCTACGCGCGGCGCGTCGAGCACCAGGCCAACGGTAAGACGGAGTGCTGGTACATCTTGGCCTGCGAGCCGGGTGCGGAACTGGTGCTCGGGTGGACCCGCGACACGACGCGCGCTGAGTACGAACGGCGCGTCGCGGACGGGACGCTCGGCGACATCTTGCGCCGCGTGCCGGTCGCGCCGGGCGAGGCGTACTATCTGCCGGCCGGCACGCTGCACGCGATCGGTGCCGGCATCCAGCTGTTCGAGACGCAGCAGGCCAGCGATTTGACCTACCGCATCTTCGATTGGAACCGCCTCGGCACCGACGGCAAGCCCCGCCAGCTGCACGTCTCGAAGGCGGGCGACGTGCTCGATTTCCGCGCGACCTTCCCCGGCGCGGTCGAACAGCTGACGTTCACCACCGACGGGCTCGATCGGACGCTGCTGATCGCCGACTCGCGCTTCGTGGTCGAGCGCGTGCGGCTCGGCGCGGCGACCGGCCTGGCGCTCGAGGGCCGGCCCGTCACGCTGACCGCGTGCGCCGAACCGTTGCGCGTGCAGGTCGACAACACCAGCGTGCGGCTCGCGCCGTGGCAAAGCGTGCTGATCCCGGCCGCGAGCGCCGAGGCGCTGCTCGTTCCCGACGGCCGCACGACGGCGAGCGCGCTGGTCGTGCGCCCGCAGCCCGATCTCGAGGCGCTGCGCGACGCGGTCGCGGCGGACGGCGTCCCGCACGACGTCTCGGAGCGGTTCTTCGCGCAATTCGGCTGA